Proteins found in one Littorina saxatilis isolate snail1 unplaced genomic scaffold, US_GU_Lsax_2.0 scaffold_1205, whole genome shotgun sequence genomic segment:
- the LOC138954514 gene encoding uncharacterized protein codes for MFQKDERHTLCRQWFTHVGLNISDLSDKQLRARLDKVRKPYDTFSKSLHRGNNEAKLKDYLFQQQSHFPLVSAMPTVPSVVPCAIENAPATPPADHPTGDELTHLKIASSGRQLAALRRSNEELSGSLLEAKNREMIYKDLLKEKTQSVTTLQADLTKLQGKAERSASHIKCVETQLCSAKEYIGKIRQTNFYKRLKRQETNLKKREENLKDHEDGGCIQTIERLKHKLKLCQTANSSLRAKLNSVKEKRQQDLDRHNQLTADLLEEAVVHTVKTTEEGPRKKFTHDVIKTTIGLISCGVSAKNSGHVIQTVARNLFHTDIDDKDVPSERTSLRFADQGHYLAKYHVAETVLDSDNFDIHFDGTTRDHRKYVGQQVTTSAGSLSCGFTEVATEDAKTLVDVTVSLLQEVAQVYDKDDTERCFKAALQKCSGLMSDRAAPNKLMKKDFNDLRKATLGTEEDLQFLYCNAHYLLGLGTSAEKSLKELQTEWGQQRIGRDNAAQFGHWQAKEAAAVRYVRMACEVLGPRGDDQCGCRDAWLAYCEMTNKTSTVPSFKSNRFNSIFYGATKLLAHRDDIIEFLSDYMPSRNQKLESVLKDAQSEEVNVFVATLAMVYERITGPYWTLLCAGETSYAEFFLPVVELHAQLREWRDDSASIFSPHVPSLFSIQVPDASSLAALLDLDEATQQKVQRAFSHFCVNFVAVTERQLDDFLPGGRYHAVQDPQVLERLRHSHITNLLGEACFGDLDISIYTHRNSSVHHHSTLTMLKRNKTMKAWFNQKSNEEQRQLLLNASSSGPEMRKRHRENDREVKASKRQKLQLQQQRTEADRQKKAREKADIAQEIRQDGGACSSAGDVDRLLERKALQREKLAALKTQIRFFRHVLGFKSELLKLTQDLPGLEQSLKEFLASQDPFPEHRDRVDNNLDEEDEPSESDSSASEHENDQRVDSDGFSFAQTGQTVAVFYDETFHVGTVTNILSADEAKVTFLKKSSLDNNRFSWPAKEDSDTVSSVFVFAWDFLLEPISTNARMWHVPNSTLQETI; via the exons ATGTTCCAGAAAGACGAGAGGCATACTTTGTGCAGGCAGTGGTTTACACATGTTGGACTTAACATTTCAGACTTGTCTGACAAGCAGCTTAGAGCAAGACTCGACAAAGTACGCAAACCATATGACACTTTCTCTAAAAGTCTGCACAGAGGCAACAACGAGGCGAAGCTGAAAGACTATTTATTTCAACAGCAGTCTCATTTTCCCCTGGTATCTGCGATGCCTACTGTCCCGTCTGTTGTGCCTTGTGCAATAGAGAATGCACCTGCAACACCCCCAGCTGACCATCCAACCGGAGATGAATTGACTCATCTAAAGATTGCATCAAGTGGCAGGCAGTTAGCTGCACTACGCAGGAGCAATGAAGAGCTCAGTGGGAGTCTGTTGGAAGCAAAGAACCGAGAGATGATTTACAAGGACCTTCTCAAAGAGAAAACTCAAAGCGTAACCACCTTGCAGGCAGACTTGACAAAACTTCAAGGCAAAGCTGAACGTAGTGCATCTCACATAAAATGTGTGGAAACCCAGTTGTGCAGTGCCAAGGAGTACATCGGCAAAATTCGGCAAACAAACTTTTACAAGAGACTGAAAAGGCAGGAAACCAActtaaaaaagagagaagaaaatctGAAAGATCATGAGGATGGTGGGTGCATTCAAACAATTGAGCGTCTGAAGCACAAACTCAAGTTGTGTCAGACTGCTAATTCAAGTCTGAGAGCCAAATTGAACAGTGTGAAGGAGAAGCGACAACAAGACTTGGACAGACATAATCAGCTGACTGCTGATCTTCTTGAAGAAGCTGTAGTACATACTGTGAAGACAACAGAGGAGGGCCCCAGGAAGAAATTCACGCATGATGTCATCAAAACTACCATTGGACTCATTTCTTGTGGGGTTTCTGCAAAGAACAGTGGCCATGTCATCCAAACAGTTGCGCGCAATCTGTTCCACACCGATATCGACGACAAAGATGTACCATCTGAACGCACATCTCTGCGGTTTGCGGATCAAGGGCACTACCTGGCTAAATACCATGTTGCCGAGACTGTGCTTGACTCTGACAATTTTGATATTCATTTTGACGGAACAACACGGGACCACCGGAAATATGTGGGTCAACAAGTGACCACAAGTGCAGGGTCCCTCAGCTGTGGATTCACAGAGGTAGCTACAGAAGACGCCAAGACTCTTGTGGATGTTACCGTCAGTCTCCTCCAAGAAGTGGCGCAAGTCTACGACAAAGACGACACAGAACGCTGCTTCAAAGCAGCTCTGCAGAAGTGTTCAGGACTGATGTCTGACAGAGCCGCTCCAAACAAGCTCATGAAGAAAGACTTCAACGACCTCAGAAAGGCAACCCTGGGGACAGAGGAGGATCTCCAGTTCCTGTACTGCAACGCCCATTACTTGCTTGGACTTG GCACAAGTGCAGAGAAGTCACTGAAAGAACTACAGACCGAGTGGGGGCAGCAGCGTATTGGCCGAGACAACGCAGCTCAGTTTGGACATTGGCAGGCAAAGGAGGCAGCAGCTGTTCGCTATGTGCGGATGGCCTGCGAGGTTCTAGGACCCAGGGGCGATGATCAATGTGGCTGCAGAGATGCATGGCTTGCATACTGTGAGATGACCAACAAGACGTCTACTGTGCCAAGCTTCAAATCTAACCGGTTTAACAGCATCTTTTATGGTGCAACAAAGCTGCTGGCACACCGTGACGACATCATAGAGTTCCTGTCAGATTACATGCCGAGCAGGAACCAGAAGCTGGAAAGTGTGTTGAAGGATGCCCAGAGTGAAGAGGTGAACGTTTTTGTTGCCACGCTTGCCATGGTCTACGAGAGGATCACAGGACCTTACTGGACTCTACTGTGTGCTGGGGAGACGAGCTATGCAGAGTTTTTCTTGCCTGTTGTGGAGCTGCACGCACAGCTGAGAGAGTGGAGAGATGACAGTGCCTCCATTTTCAGCCCCCATGTGCCGTCACTCTTCAGTATCCAAGTACCAGACGCATCGTCACTTGCAGCACTCCTAGATCTGGATGAGGCGACACAACAGAAAGTGCAGCGTGCCTTCAGCCACTTCTGTGTCAACTTTGTTGCTGTCACTGAGCGACAGTTGGACGACTTCCTGCCTGGTGGCCGATACCATGCTGTTCAGGATCCACAAGTGTTGGAGCGGCTGCGGCATTCACACATCACCAACCTCTTGGGAGAAGCCTGCTTTGGGGATCTCGATATTTCCATTTACACGCACCGCAACTCCTCAGTCCACCACCACAGCACTCTGACCATGTTGAAACGGAACAAAACAATGAAGGCTTGGTTCAACCAGAAGTCCAATGAGGAACAAAGGCAACTTCTTCTGAATGCATCCAGTAGTGGTCCTGAAATGCGAAAGCGTCACcgagagaatgacagagaggTGAAAGCCAGCAAAAGACAGAAGCTACAGCTTCAGCAGCAGCGGACAGAGGCAGATCGACAGAAGAAGGCAAGGGAGAAGGCAGATATTGCTCAAGAGATCCGTCAAGATGGGGGAGCCTGCAGCAGTGCTGGTGATGTCGACAGGCTGCTAGAACGAAAAGCTCTGCAAAGAGAAAAACTGGCTGCTCTGAAGACCCAGATTCGCTTTTTCCGGCATGTCCTGGGATTCAAGTCTGAGCTTCTGAAGCTCACACAGGACCTTCCAggcctggaacagtctctgaaGGAGTTCCTTGCGTCCCAGGACCCATTCCCAGAACACAGGGACAGGGTGGACAACAACCTTGATGAGGAAGACGAGCCATCAGAGTCCGACTCCTCTGCTTCAGAGCATGAGAACGACCAGCGAGTAGATAGCGACGGGTTTTCATTTGCCCAGACAGGTCAGACAGTGGCAGTGTTCTACGATGAAACATTTCATGTGGGCACTGTTACAAACATTCTAAGCGCAGATGAGGCAAAAGTAACTTTTTTAAAGAAGAGCTCTCTGGACAACAACAGATTTTCTTGGCCAGCCAAAGAAGACAGTGACACCGTcagcagtgtgtttgtgtttgcatgggacTTTTTGTTAGAACCGATCTCCACAAATGCACGGATGTGGCATGTCCCAAACAGCACTCTCCAGGAAACAATATAA